A genomic window from Tenebrio molitor chromosome X, icTenMoli1.1, whole genome shotgun sequence includes:
- the LOC138140489 gene encoding protein trapped in endoderm-1-like isoform X2, with protein MDNVTLTTIKYPREATIFASVCAILFCIIGVVGNFVTILALTRCPKLRSHATTAFVLSLCISDLLFCTVNLPLTASRYIHEAWTFGDALCKLFPVLFYGNVAVSLLNMVAITLNRYVLISYHQYYNQFYSKTSICLQLLCTWGFAFLIMLPSLLGVWGQLGLNPSTFSCTILEKDGTSPKKIFFLIAFVLPCVVIITSYSCIFWRVQRSQRKLRAHHHLGY; from the exons atGGATAACGTAACCCTGACCACCATAAAGTACCCCCGAGAGGCGACGATCTTCGCCTCGGTCTGTGCCATCTTGTTCTGCATAATTGGAGTTGTCG GTAATTTTGTGACGATTTTGGCGCTGACTCGGTGCCCGAAGTTGCGGTCGCATGCGACAACTGCGTTTGTTTTGTCACTGTGTATATCGGATCTTTTGTTTTGCACCGTGAACCTTCCGCTAACTGCGTCGAGGTACATCCACGAGGCCTGGACCTTCGGCGACGCTCTCTGCAAACTTTTCCCCGTGTTGTTTTACGGAAATGTGGCCGTTTCTCTTCTCAATATGGTCGCGATAACATTAAACAG GTACGTCCTAATATCGTACCACCAATATTACAATCAATTCTATTCGAAAACATCCATATGCCTGCAGCTGCTCTGTACTTGGGGTTTCGCTTTCTTGATAATG ttgccGTCACTTTTGGGAGTTTGGGGCCAGCTGGGCCTCAACCCGTCGACATTTTCTTGTACGATTCTCGAAAAAGACGGGACATCTCCGAAGAAAATCTTCTTTCTGATAGCTTTCGTGCTGCCCTGCGTCGTCATAATCACTTCCTATTCTTGCATATTCTGGCGGGTGCAGAGGTCGCAAAGAAAACTGAGGGCGCATCa cCACCTGGGTTATTGA
- the LOC138140489 gene encoding protein trapped in endoderm-1-like isoform X1 — protein sequence MDNVTLTTIKYPREATIFASVCAILFCIIGVVGNFVTILALTRCPKLRSHATTAFVLSLCISDLLFCTVNLPLTASRYIHEAWTFGDALCKLFPVLFYGNVAVSLLNMVAITLNRYVLISYHQYYNQFYSKTSICLQLLCTWGFAFLIMLPSLLGVWGQLGLNPSTFSCTILEKDGTSPKKIFFLIAFVLPCVVIITSYSCIFWRVQRSQRKLRAHQQSTTKKDKRNSRRERDDSRLTKLMLIIFICFVLCFLPLMLVNVFDDDVKYPVLHVLASILAWASSVINPFIYAASNRQYRSAYSKLFRIVKSSVVFSESKQFSNNSLKSREKNGQSISFRPNAGSS from the exons atGGATAACGTAACCCTGACCACCATAAAGTACCCCCGAGAGGCGACGATCTTCGCCTCGGTCTGTGCCATCTTGTTCTGCATAATTGGAGTTGTCG GTAATTTTGTGACGATTTTGGCGCTGACTCGGTGCCCGAAGTTGCGGTCGCATGCGACAACTGCGTTTGTTTTGTCACTGTGTATATCGGATCTTTTGTTTTGCACCGTGAACCTTCCGCTAACTGCGTCGAGGTACATCCACGAGGCCTGGACCTTCGGCGACGCTCTCTGCAAACTTTTCCCCGTGTTGTTTTACGGAAATGTGGCCGTTTCTCTTCTCAATATGGTCGCGATAACATTAAACAG GTACGTCCTAATATCGTACCACCAATATTACAATCAATTCTATTCGAAAACATCCATATGCCTGCAGCTGCTCTGTACTTGGGGTTTCGCTTTCTTGATAATG ttgccGTCACTTTTGGGAGTTTGGGGCCAGCTGGGCCTCAACCCGTCGACATTTTCTTGTACGATTCTCGAAAAAGACGGGACATCTCCGAAGAAAATCTTCTTTCTGATAGCTTTCGTGCTGCCCTGCGTCGTCATAATCACTTCCTATTCTTGCATATTCTGGCGGGTGCAGAGGTCGCAAAGAAAACTGAGGGCGCATCa GCAATCCACGACGAAAAAAGACAAACGGAACAGCCGCCGCGAAAGGGACGACAGCCGACTCACTAagttaatgttaataatatttatttgtttcgttttatgttttttgccACTGATGTTAGTAAATGTTTTTGATGACGACGTAAAATATCCAGTTCTGCACGTATTGGCATCTATTTTAGCTTGGGCTTCCAGTGTCATCAATCCATTTATATATGCAGCTAGTAATAGACAGTACAGATCAGCATATTCAAAATTGTTTAGAATTGTTAAATCTAGTGTCGTATTCTCTGAATCAAAGCAGTTTTCAAATAATTCACTCAAATCCAGAGAAAAAAACGGACAATCGATTAGTTTCAGACCAAACGCTGGTTCTTCCTAA